Proteins encoded by one window of Thermobaculum terrenum ATCC BAA-798:
- the glp gene encoding gephyrin-like molybdotransferase Glp, which produces MLSVEEAEKRILDSIHVLNDVEVSLLDALGLTLTEDIIANFDVPPHSNSAMDGYAVRAEDIVGASKDKPVRLQVISNVPAGYLADRAVQPGTAIRIMTGAPLPEGADTVVQVELTETEGDKVLVKASLPRGRNVRLAGEDIKSGQKVLSSGEIISAADIGVLASLGRKTVRCIRRPKVAILATGDEVVEPGEVLPPGKIYNSNSYAVAAQVKEAGGIPVLLGIARDTRESLANKLQEALALQVDLIVSSGGVSVGDFDLVKDMLTAEGSMEFWQVNMKPGKPLAFGHVRGVPMLGLPGNPVSSMISFELFGRPSIKKMMQQYPEERTMVTAFMEEGYKKTDDRRHFVRVKLHRSNGKFFARLTGEQGSGILTSLMHADGIAIVPEDKPALEPGDEVKVMLIR; this is translated from the coding sequence ATGCTAAGTGTAGAGGAAGCCGAGAAGAGGATCTTGGATTCCATTCATGTTCTCAACGATGTTGAGGTGTCATTGCTTGATGCCTTGGGACTCACCCTGACTGAGGACATAATTGCTAACTTCGATGTTCCTCCTCATTCTAATTCAGCCATGGATGGCTATGCTGTTAGAGCAGAGGATATTGTTGGAGCTTCAAAGGATAAGCCGGTACGTCTGCAAGTTATATCTAATGTTCCTGCTGGCTATTTGGCAGACCGAGCCGTGCAGCCAGGGACAGCTATTAGAATTATGACTGGTGCTCCTTTGCCAGAAGGAGCAGATACAGTTGTACAGGTGGAACTTACTGAGACTGAAGGGGACAAAGTATTGGTTAAGGCATCCCTGCCAAGGGGTAGGAATGTCAGGTTAGCAGGGGAGGATATAAAGTCTGGGCAGAAAGTCTTGAGTTCTGGAGAGATCATAAGTGCTGCCGATATTGGGGTATTAGCAAGCTTAGGACGAAAGACTGTCCGGTGTATTCGCCGACCTAAAGTAGCGATACTTGCTACTGGTGACGAGGTAGTTGAACCTGGAGAGGTTCTGCCTCCAGGCAAGATATATAACTCCAATAGCTATGCTGTTGCTGCTCAAGTGAAAGAGGCAGGTGGCATACCCGTGCTCCTGGGAATAGCTCGAGACACCAGAGAGAGCTTGGCGAACAAGTTACAGGAGGCGCTTGCGCTGCAGGTAGACTTGATAGTGTCTAGCGGCGGAGTATCTGTGGGTGATTTTGATTTGGTGAAGGATATGTTGACGGCTGAGGGGAGCATGGAGTTTTGGCAAGTAAACATGAAGCCTGGTAAGCCTCTGGCTTTCGGTCATGTTCGTGGAGTGCCTATGCTAGGGCTCCCTGGTAATCCTGTGTCCTCCATGATCTCTTTTGAGCTCTTTGGGAGACCATCAATCAAGAAGATGATGCAGCAGTACCCTGAAGAGCGGACAATGGTAACTGCTTTTATGGAAGAAGGTTACAAGAAGACAGATGACCGTCGTCATTTCGTGAGGGTAAAGCTTCATAGATCAAATGGCAAGTTTTTTGCGCGTTTGACAGGAGAGCAAGGATCAGGCATATTGACCTCGCTGATGCATGCGGATGGTATAGCTATCGTACCGGAAGATAAACCTGCACTGGAGCCAGGTGATGAGGTCAAAGTCATGCTGATTCGCTAA
- a CDS encoding SDR family oxidoreductase, with amino-acid sequence MTVASKDYLYELFNLEGKVALVTGSTGVLGGAMAHGLARAGARVGIIGRREAKAKEVADSIQAEGGTSMALPADVLRQDQLIEIRNRVLQEWGRIDILVNAAGGNVPDAFVPPQGSIFDVPIEATRRVVDLNFYGTILPTMVFGEAMVRGEHVQQPSGCIVNISSMAALRAITRTMGYSAAKAAVTNFTQWLAVELAHKFGEGVRVNAIAPGFFLGEQNRSVLINSDGNPTPRGKLIINRTPLGRFGRPEELITTLLWLCSPASSFVTGVVVPVDGGFSAFSGV; translated from the coding sequence GTGACCGTTGCAAGCAAGGATTATCTGTACGAGTTGTTCAATCTTGAAGGTAAGGTGGCGCTAGTGACGGGTTCTACCGGCGTCTTGGGAGGTGCCATGGCCCATGGGTTAGCTAGAGCCGGGGCTAGAGTCGGCATAATAGGCAGGAGGGAAGCCAAAGCCAAGGAAGTAGCAGATTCCATACAAGCAGAAGGTGGCACATCTATGGCGCTGCCTGCTGATGTTCTCAGGCAGGATCAGCTAATAGAAATACGCAACCGAGTACTCCAAGAATGGGGACGCATCGATATACTGGTAAACGCTGCGGGAGGGAATGTACCTGATGCATTCGTACCTCCTCAAGGCTCGATCTTTGATGTACCTATCGAGGCAACACGAAGAGTAGTTGACCTTAACTTCTATGGCACAATACTACCAACCATGGTGTTCGGAGAAGCCATGGTAAGGGGAGAACACGTACAGCAACCATCTGGTTGCATAGTCAATATCTCTTCTATGGCAGCTCTACGAGCCATAACTCGCACTATGGGATACTCTGCTGCCAAGGCAGCAGTAACTAATTTCACGCAGTGGTTAGCAGTGGAGCTAGCTCACAAATTTGGAGAGGGTGTAAGAGTCAATGCTATAGCTCCAGGTTTCTTCCTGGGAGAACAAAACCGCTCCGTACTCATTAACTCCGATGGCAACCCTACTCCCCGAGGGAAGCTGATTATAAACCGGACTCCTCTAGGTAGGTTTGGCAGGCCAGAGGAACTTATAACGACATTACTCTGGTTATGTTCTCCAGCCTCTAGCTTTGTAACAGGCGTAGTCGTACCTGTAGATGGCGGATTCTCAGCTTTCAGTGGGGTCTAA
- a CDS encoding SDR family oxidoreductase produces MVDLRLDGKVSLVTGGGSGIGEAAAVLMADNGAKVGVLDFRQDAAEKVSKQIVNRGGSAIPLVADVSNPEQMNSAIGQLVNEWGRLDIVFANAGINGVWAPLEELDPQEWDRTLAINLKGTFLTVKYAIPYLKERGGSIIITSSINGTRVFSNTGATAYSCSKGAQVVFTQMAALELAQYKIRVNAICPGAIETNIDERTEKRDTEEVEVPVEFPEGSFPLEGGPGSPQQVANLVLFLASDASSHITGTPIWIEGAESLLRG; encoded by the coding sequence ATGGTGGATCTTAGACTGGATGGGAAAGTTTCACTTGTTACAGGCGGAGGGTCTGGTATTGGTGAAGCAGCCGCTGTTCTTATGGCCGATAACGGAGCTAAGGTGGGCGTGCTTGACTTCAGGCAGGATGCTGCAGAAAAGGTATCTAAGCAAATTGTAAACAGAGGGGGAAGTGCTATACCTCTTGTGGCCGATGTATCTAATCCAGAGCAAATGAACAGTGCTATAGGGCAGCTGGTAAACGAGTGGGGGAGACTAGATATAGTGTTTGCTAATGCTGGGATAAATGGTGTGTGGGCTCCTCTAGAGGAATTAGATCCACAAGAATGGGATAGGACTCTGGCTATAAACCTTAAAGGCACTTTTCTTACAGTAAAGTATGCCATTCCGTATCTTAAAGAAAGAGGCGGATCAATAATCATAACTTCTTCTATAAATGGCACAAGAGTCTTCAGCAATACTGGGGCTACCGCTTATTCATGCTCGAAGGGTGCTCAGGTGGTGTTTACTCAGATGGCAGCGCTTGAGCTTGCCCAATATAAGATAAGAGTGAATGCCATATGTCCTGGTGCTATAGAGACCAATATAGATGAGCGCACCGAGAAACGTGATACAGAAGAGGTTGAGGTACCTGTTGAGTTCCCAGAAGGCTCCTTCCCTTTGGAAGGTGGCCCTGGGAGTCCTCAACAGGTGGCTAATCTCGTACTATTTTTGGCATCAGATGCTTCTAGCCATATAACAGGTACTCCTATCTGGATAGAAGGTGCAGAGTCCTTGCTTAGAGGTTAG
- the rnhA gene encoding ribonuclease HI, whose product MKKVIIHTDGGCEPNPGPGGWAAVIRYNSEVQEISGGEENTTNNRMEMTAVIKALEALHEPHEVELYTDSEYLCKGMMEWLPMWKAKGRLQKGSVKNADLWQRIDELMSRHLVKCYWVKGHAGNTDNERCDKLAYEEIKKIYKQKGQTPPPPIQMRLIS is encoded by the coding sequence TTGAAAAAAGTAATCATACATACTGACGGTGGGTGTGAGCCCAATCCTGGTCCAGGCGGCTGGGCAGCAGTGATACGCTACAACTCAGAGGTCCAAGAGATCTCAGGGGGTGAGGAAAACACCACCAATAACAGGATGGAGATGACAGCAGTAATAAAAGCCCTTGAGGCACTTCATGAACCCCATGAGGTAGAGCTTTACACAGATTCCGAGTATCTTTGCAAAGGCATGATGGAATGGCTACCTATGTGGAAGGCTAAGGGTAGGTTACAAAAAGGTTCCGTCAAGAACGCCGACCTCTGGCAGAGAATAGATGAGCTTATGTCTAGACATCTAGTTAAGTGTTATTGGGTAAAAGGGCATGCAGGGAACACCGATAACGAAAGGTGTGACAAACTTGCCTATGAGGAAATAAAGAAGATCTATAAACAGAAAGGACAGACACCACCGCCTCCAATACAGATGCGTCTTATCTCCTAA
- a CDS encoding phosphatase PAP2 family protein, whose product MDYAFERWINSSAGHHPLIDGVMVHIVAWGEYAFIVVVALWLLQGVITADSLELLGAVTALLAAVVALSANQAIAHIWYRPRPYVAHPNTVHLLLHHSPDASFPSDHAAASMAISFVLMNFHRYLGILLLLFALLMCYSRVYVGDHYPGDIFAGLIVGLVSALLLLFCFQRVARYISGRLETMLMKARAALF is encoded by the coding sequence GTGGACTACGCTTTTGAAAGATGGATCAACTCATCCGCAGGACATCATCCATTAATCGATGGTGTGATGGTGCATATAGTTGCGTGGGGTGAGTACGCATTTATAGTCGTGGTGGCCCTGTGGCTTTTGCAAGGTGTAATTACGGCTGATAGTTTAGAACTTCTTGGCGCTGTAACTGCTTTGTTAGCAGCCGTAGTGGCATTATCTGCCAATCAGGCTATAGCCCATATCTGGTATAGGCCCAGACCCTACGTCGCGCATCCTAATACAGTTCACTTGCTGCTCCATCACAGTCCAGATGCTTCTTTTCCGAGCGATCATGCTGCAGCATCCATGGCAATATCCTTTGTATTGATGAATTTCCACAGGTACTTGGGCATATTGTTGCTGCTGTTTGCGTTGCTTATGTGCTATTCCCGGGTCTACGTGGGAGATCACTATCCGGGTGATATCTTTGCTGGGCTAATTGTAGGCCTAGTTTCCGCTCTTCTGCTACTGTTTTGCTTCCAACGAGTTGCAAGGTATATAAGTGGTAGATTGGAAACTATGCTTATGAAGGCTCGTGCTGCGCTATTTTAG
- the rpiA gene encoding ribose-5-phosphate isomerase RpiA, with protein sequence MNQLDLKRMVAYRAAQLVPDGALIGLGSGSTAELFVQFLGERVRNEGLRVVGVPTSERTVAAAKAAGVELTTLEEHPELDMAFDGADEVDPDLNLVKGLGGALAREKIVAKASRVFVVLVDESKLVDILGSKSPVPVEVLQFGWTRTSRELESMGLQPVLRTRDGLPYVTDNGNYVLDLHVGPISNPSDLDLKLHLVTGVVETGLFIDIASLVMVGTQDGVIEMRRPQD encoded by the coding sequence TTGAATCAGCTAGATCTCAAAAGGATGGTAGCTTATAGAGCAGCTCAACTCGTGCCTGATGGTGCATTAATAGGTTTGGGATCTGGATCCACTGCTGAGTTATTTGTGCAATTCCTGGGAGAGAGGGTAAGAAACGAAGGACTAAGGGTTGTGGGGGTTCCCACTAGCGAGAGGACTGTAGCAGCCGCTAAAGCAGCAGGAGTCGAACTTACTACATTGGAAGAGCATCCTGAGTTAGATATGGCTTTTGATGGCGCAGATGAGGTCGACCCCGATCTCAACCTCGTGAAAGGACTAGGAGGAGCTTTAGCCAGAGAAAAGATAGTGGCTAAGGCTAGCAGAGTTTTCGTGGTACTAGTGGATGAGTCGAAGTTAGTGGATATCTTAGGCTCAAAATCCCCTGTGCCAGTAGAAGTGCTTCAATTTGGTTGGACTAGGACTTCACGAGAGCTCGAGTCTATGGGACTACAGCCGGTTCTGCGCACGAGAGATGGGTTGCCATATGTAACTGACAATGGTAATTATGTTCTTGACCTACACGTTGGCCCTATATCCAATCCCAGCGACCTCGATCTCAAGTTACACCTTGTAACAGGAGTTGTGGAGACGGGACTATTTATAGATATAGCTTCCCTAGTAATGGTAGGCACACAAGATGGTGTGATAGAGATGAGGAGACCTCAAGATTAG
- a CDS encoding Lrp/AsnC family transcriptional regulator — MITALVEIDVERGRINEAAQKLVDIDGVAEVWSVTGDHDLVALLKLREYDQLSEVVTNHIASLPEVVRTKTMLAFKVYSKQELEEAWNIGVD; from the coding sequence GTGATTACAGCGCTTGTAGAAATAGATGTAGAAAGGGGACGAATCAACGAGGCGGCTCAGAAGCTGGTAGATATAGACGGAGTAGCGGAGGTCTGGAGTGTTACAGGTGATCACGATCTTGTAGCTCTTCTAAAGCTCAGGGAGTACGATCAGCTCTCCGAGGTAGTAACGAACCATATAGCTTCACTGCCAGAAGTAGTGAGAACAAAGACTATGCTTGCGTTCAAAGTCTATTCAAAGCAAGAGTTAGAGGAGGCCTGGAACATAGGAGTGGATTAG
- a CDS encoding substrate-binding domain-containing protein, with protein MSRNIYRLGMAALAVLWLLSAYRCSPPGSAKRDLILATTTSTQDSGLLDVLIPQFEKQTGYRVKTVAVGTGEALEMGEQGNADVLLVHAPSSELEFMKTGAGTNRHLVMYNDFIIVGPQSDPANIKSAKDVMEAFRRIATSKSLFFSRGDDSGTNKKELEIWKQAGISPQGDWYQETGNSMGQTLQIASEKGGYTLTDRGTYLALRDQLDLSILFEGDPVLLNIYHVIQVNPDKFPKVNAEGAKAFVDFLLSPDTQKMIGNFGKDKYGQALFTPCANNSCGIESAADK; from the coding sequence ATGTCCAGAAACATATACAGGTTGGGTATGGCTGCTTTGGCAGTATTGTGGTTATTGTCAGCCTATAGATGTTCACCCCCTGGATCTGCTAAGAGAGACTTAATTCTCGCAACCACTACCAGCACTCAGGACTCGGGCTTACTTGATGTACTTATACCTCAATTCGAAAAGCAAACAGGCTACCGTGTAAAAACAGTAGCAGTAGGAACTGGAGAAGCGCTTGAGATGGGAGAGCAAGGTAACGCCGATGTCCTGCTGGTGCATGCTCCCTCCTCTGAGCTGGAATTCATGAAGACAGGTGCAGGCACAAACAGGCACCTTGTGATGTATAACGACTTTATAATCGTAGGGCCTCAAAGCGACCCTGCAAATATTAAGTCAGCGAAAGATGTCATGGAAGCTTTCAGGAGAATAGCCACCAGCAAGTCCCTCTTCTTCTCAAGGGGGGATGACTCCGGCACCAACAAGAAGGAGCTGGAAATCTGGAAGCAGGCAGGTATCAGCCCTCAAGGAGACTGGTATCAGGAGACAGGTAACAGCATGGGGCAGACCCTCCAGATAGCCTCCGAGAAGGGCGGTTACACCCTTACCGATAGAGGTACATACTTAGCCCTCAGAGACCAACTCGATCTATCCATATTGTTTGAGGGTGACCCAGTGCTACTCAACATATATCATGTGATCCAGGTCAACCCGGATAAATTCCCCAAGGTAAATGCTGAGGGAGCAAAAGCATTTGTCGACTTCTTGCTGAGTCCTGATACTCAGAAGATGATTGGCAATTTTGGGAAAGACAAATATGGGCAGGCGCTATTCACACCTTGTGCAAATAACAGCTGTGGGATAGAATCGGCTGCTGATAAGTAA
- a CDS encoding YkoP family protein — MWLWWERFTIWWWKLRPLFPDSILSYKVNTYKGRPLSLPDGVIVMPGDGVIDLHMNNPILSRKFQEGASTWELIKEARKELRVLSSRIASGALPDVVAVRGTTLLVVPCIRLGFTAFPLRNNLWNRFRFFFFVGLRAIYHPHGWKAAERLVLQGWPHDVWMSKDQLIHRFPPM; from the coding sequence GTGTGGCTCTGGTGGGAAAGATTCACTATATGGTGGTGGAAGCTTCGTCCATTATTCCCTGACTCTATACTCTCATATAAAGTCAATACCTATAAGGGAAGACCTTTATCTCTCCCTGATGGTGTCATCGTCATGCCCGGTGACGGGGTAATTGACCTTCATATGAATAATCCAATTTTAAGTCGTAAATTCCAAGAAGGAGCTTCCACATGGGAACTTATCAAAGAGGCACGTAAGGAGCTTCGAGTACTATCATCGCGCATAGCTTCGGGAGCTCTTCCGGACGTTGTAGCTGTTCGTGGTACTACATTACTTGTAGTACCATGCATCAGGCTTGGGTTTACGGCCTTCCCTTTGAGGAATAACTTATGGAATAGGTTCAGGTTCTTTTTCTTTGTAGGACTAAGGGCGATCTATCACCCGCACGGCTGGAAGGCTGCAGAGAGGCTAGTACTGCAGGGTTGGCCGCATGATGTCTGGATGAGTAAAGACCAACTAATTCATCGCTTCCCGCCTATGTGA
- a CDS encoding glycosyltransferase, whose amino-acid sequence MQLYSTTSQFDVSVVIPARNESKYICRAISSIANQKWPLNRVEVVVVDNGSTDGTSEVASACASRFTGLNFSLLAENLRGRGRAKNLGAKFAKGRILIFMDADSYAAPNLVSTVMRYVAKGYPAGSIRVKADSDHFIDCLFFDMMEYGKKHFGIRAQMGYFDQELFWRVGGFNESLEIAEDKDLFDRIINLGVPTCHIMETWIATSPRRLHTLPLHLAVVTTFLRWALAHIGFGRRWVY is encoded by the coding sequence ATGCAATTGTATTCCACAACTAGTCAGTTTGATGTGTCGGTAGTTATCCCTGCTAGAAATGAATCTAAATATATATGCAGGGCGATTTCCTCCATTGCCAATCAGAAGTGGCCTTTGAACAGGGTAGAGGTAGTTGTTGTTGACAATGGCTCAACCGACGGTACCTCCGAAGTAGCTTCTGCATGTGCTAGCCGCTTTACAGGGCTTAATTTCTCTTTACTTGCTGAAAACCTGCGAGGTAGGGGAAGAGCAAAGAACCTTGGGGCGAAATTCGCTAAAGGCAGAATACTAATATTTATGGATGCTGACTCCTATGCTGCACCCAACCTTGTTAGCACTGTAATGCGCTATGTAGCTAAGGGCTACCCTGCAGGTAGCATTAGAGTAAAAGCCGATTCAGACCATTTTATTGACTGTTTATTCTTCGATATGATGGAATACGGCAAGAAGCATTTTGGTATACGAGCTCAGATGGGTTATTTTGACCAGGAGCTCTTCTGGAGGGTGGGAGGGTTCAACGAATCCTTAGAGATAGCTGAGGATAAGGATCTCTTCGACCGAATAATCAATCTGGGGGTGCCCACTTGCCACATAATGGAGACATGGATAGCAACCTCCCCGAGAAGGTTACATACTCTGCCTCTCCACCTAGCAGTGGTCACTACGTTTCTAAGGTGGGCGTTGGCACACATTGGTTTTGGAAGGCGCTGGGTGTATTAG
- a CDS encoding KaiC domain-containing protein — protein sequence MSYRRSTESAEPILDALQIASEAIKHAEPIRGVPSGVEGLDDLFYIAEFENGRPVRRNLGGYPQGAVVNLTGVPDTGKSLMGEQFAVKQASLGNPILFVTVETPAPFVSQSLEFRANAMGLPWKEMQDSIYLLDAARRSQLREDLPSLLTTMAYAYKQHRIRHTVIDSVTGLYEAREIMARGIVREVYNLMKQWHQTAILITQKRSAQEETSAEAAGGYAVGHIVDCTIVLSKHLIERAYEEKIYKAALGEVVRTIRIDGCRLSGHDQSTHILEISDLGLVKVGPPLSTIYSSDTK from the coding sequence ATGTCATATAGACGCTCAACTGAGTCGGCGGAACCTATACTAGATGCCTTGCAAATAGCTTCCGAGGCTATCAAACATGCAGAGCCTATACGGGGTGTGCCTAGCGGAGTCGAGGGCCTAGATGACTTATTCTATATAGCTGAATTTGAAAATGGTCGCCCGGTTAGGCGTAACCTAGGGGGGTATCCGCAGGGGGCAGTTGTAAACCTAACAGGTGTGCCGGATACCGGGAAGAGTCTAATGGGGGAGCAGTTTGCAGTCAAGCAGGCTTCATTAGGTAATCCGATCCTATTTGTGACTGTTGAAACCCCAGCACCTTTTGTAAGTCAGAGTCTCGAATTCAGGGCAAACGCCATGGGCCTTCCATGGAAGGAAATGCAGGATTCTATATACCTGCTGGATGCTGCACGCAGATCACAATTACGCGAGGATCTTCCTAGTTTGCTTACCACCATGGCTTATGCCTATAAGCAGCATCGAATCCGCCACACCGTTATCGATTCTGTGACCGGACTTTACGAGGCTCGTGAGATAATGGCTCGCGGGATCGTGAGGGAAGTCTATAACCTGATGAAGCAATGGCACCAGACCGCAATATTGATCACTCAGAAGCGCAGTGCACAGGAAGAAACCTCTGCTGAAGCTGCTGGAGGTTATGCAGTAGGACATATTGTGGACTGTACTATTGTGCTCTCCAAGCATCTCATTGAAAGAGCATACGAGGAGAAGATTTATAAGGCTGCTCTAGGGGAGGTAGTGCGTACTATTAGGATAGATGGTTGCAGGCTATCAGGGCACGATCAATCCACTCACATATTGGAGATAAGTGATCTAGGGCTGGTTAAGGTGGGTCCTCCTTTATCAACAATCTACTCCAGTGATACGAAGTAA
- a CDS encoding DMT family transporter, which translates to MRNRTVKASTTGYLLVLSAATIWATIGPAYKLITRNQQVLPAQAAFLRCLTGFFFLLIVLAIFRPRALTIDISDLPLFLAFGSISIAGFYLAYVEAVSLLGVALAVTLLYTSPAWVTILSWILFRERPSRLQMMALISALLGCALLSEVYDTSQLRINLLGIIAGILSGITYAGYTLFGRITLRKYDPLSSVVWPIGIGSLILGAYSYITTGVPTPSLEAWGLILYLGVGPTVVAMVLYIASLNYIPGSLASIVATAEPLIAILISVTFMEEKLNLIQSIGGALILLAVIMLQTGSSKSEDISPTTEAAL; encoded by the coding sequence ATGCGCAACAGAACTGTCAAAGCAAGCACAACTGGTTATTTACTTGTTCTTTCAGCAGCGACTATATGGGCCACCATAGGCCCTGCCTACAAGCTAATAACCAGAAATCAACAAGTACTGCCTGCTCAGGCGGCGTTCCTACGCTGTCTGACTGGGTTCTTCTTCTTGCTGATTGTGCTAGCAATTTTTAGACCGAGGGCACTTACTATAGACATTAGCGATCTGCCTTTATTCCTCGCGTTTGGCTCCATAAGCATTGCGGGTTTTTACCTGGCCTACGTGGAGGCAGTTAGCCTGTTGGGCGTAGCCTTAGCTGTAACATTGCTATATACATCCCCAGCATGGGTGACGATCCTGAGCTGGATTTTATTCAGAGAAAGGCCAAGCAGACTTCAAATGATGGCATTAATATCTGCTCTTTTGGGATGTGCGTTGCTCTCTGAGGTTTACGACACATCGCAGCTAAGGATTAATCTTTTAGGCATAATCGCAGGTATCCTATCAGGAATAACCTATGCTGGATACACCCTATTTGGACGCATAACCCTACGAAAATACGATCCACTAAGCTCTGTGGTATGGCCTATAGGTATAGGATCCCTAATACTAGGTGCTTACTCCTACATTACTACAGGAGTACCTACCCCTTCCTTGGAAGCATGGGGATTAATCTTATACTTGGGAGTAGGCCCCACTGTAGTTGCCATGGTGCTCTATATAGCATCACTAAATTACATACCGGGATCATTAGCAAGCATAGTTGCCACTGCTGAACCACTTATAGCTATACTGATCAGCGTTACATTCATGGAGGAAAAACTCAACCTGATACAATCAATAGGAGGAGCACTAATACTATTAGCGGTTATTATGCTCCAAACAGGAAGCAGTAAATCAGAGGACATATCGCCAACTACCGAAGCCGCTCTATAG
- a CDS encoding polyprenyl synthetase family protein yields MNEIDKDIEQLDKYLQDVRNYIRQFLTDNGREPREFYNAIQYPVGLVDEQMVPGDSQSGKMLRPRLCILSCMAAGGEVRKAIPAAAAIEILHNFTLVHDDIEDHSPSRRHRPSLWKLIGVPLALNAGDGMFVISHMVLQSMLELGVPAQTVLAAIDKFDQAALSVCEGQHMDLMFEAREEVSLQEYLAMISRKTGALMGLSCYLGALVAGKDECVLEQYRHFGENLGLAYQIRDDIAGIWESSESTGKRELEDIFRKKKSYPIVKAMEVLEGNEAERLRQIYKNESITDEEALWVKETLKNRGIMQEGIEKVHEYLSRAVAALQQAGASGVAMQRLQVFVESLSM; encoded by the coding sequence ATGAATGAGATAGATAAAGATATAGAACAGCTAGACAAATACCTTCAGGATGTAAGGAACTACATCAGGCAGTTTCTAACTGATAACGGTCGAGAACCCAGAGAATTTTATAACGCCATCCAATACCCAGTGGGGCTCGTGGACGAGCAGATGGTACCCGGCGATAGCCAAAGCGGAAAAATGTTACGTCCACGCCTTTGTATACTGTCGTGTATGGCTGCTGGTGGAGAAGTAAGAAAGGCTATTCCAGCTGCGGCTGCAATCGAGATACTCCACAACTTCACGCTTGTGCATGATGATATCGAAGATCATAGCCCTAGTAGACGCCATAGACCATCCTTATGGAAGCTGATCGGGGTACCACTTGCGCTCAACGCTGGAGACGGCATGTTCGTGATATCTCATATGGTGCTTCAGTCCATGTTAGAGCTAGGAGTACCTGCGCAAACTGTCCTTGCTGCTATCGACAAATTTGACCAAGCAGCACTCAGCGTGTGTGAAGGCCAGCATATGGACCTCATGTTCGAGGCGCGGGAAGAGGTATCACTGCAGGAATACCTTGCTATGATCAGCAGGAAGACTGGTGCTCTCATGGGATTATCATGCTACCTTGGAGCATTAGTAGCAGGTAAGGATGAGTGCGTTCTAGAGCAATATAGGCACTTCGGTGAGAATCTAGGGCTTGCTTATCAAATTAGAGACGACATAGCCGGGATATGGGAATCCTCGGAATCCACGGGTAAGAGAGAGCTGGAAGATATATTTCGGAAAAAAAAGAGCTACCCTATAGTCAAAGCGATGGAGGTCTTAGAAGGCAACGAAGCTGAACGACTAAGGCAAATCTACAAGAACGAGTCTATTACAGACGAAGAAGCTCTTTGGGTAAAGGAAACGCTCAAAAATAGGGGTATCATGCAGGAAGGTATAGAAAAAGTCCATGAGTACCTAAGCCGGGCTGTGGCAGCATTACAGCAAGCAGGGGCATCCGGTGTGGCCATGCAGAGGCTTCAAGTCTTTGTAGAATCACTATCAATGTAA
- the mobA gene encoding molybdenum cofactor guanylyltransferase: protein MSNPKDITGLILVGGKSRRMGFNKALIELTPSGPTVIQTVADKLKDVCPEVILVGSQLEPYRFLNLPQVPDEFPNTGSLGGIYSGLKSARTDYALVVACDMPFLNTELLKYMISLPRDYDVLIPVLDEPEPMHAIYSKRCIPWIAQSIESGSYRIIGWFDRAKVKYIPKETIARFDSDFMSFFNMNTPEELEFAKSYMNRKI, encoded by the coding sequence ATGAGCAACCCAAAAGATATCACTGGCCTTATACTTGTAGGGGGTAAATCCAGAAGAATGGGCTTTAATAAGGCCCTAATAGAACTCACTCCCAGTGGACCCACGGTTATACAGACTGTAGCGGATAAACTCAAAGATGTATGCCCTGAAGTAATTCTTGTAGGTTCACAATTAGAACCTTATAGATTCCTGAATCTGCCACAGGTTCCTGATGAATTTCCCAATACAGGTTCACTAGGTGGTATATACTCAGGACTCAAATCGGCACGCACCGATTATGCTCTTGTAGTCGCATGTGATATGCCCTTTTTAAACACGGAGCTCTTAAAATACATGATATCCCTGCCCAGGGACTACGATGTCCTTATACCCGTTCTAGATGAACCAGAACCCATGCACGCGATTTACTCGAAGAGATGCATACCCTGGATAGCCCAGAGCATAGAATCTGGAAGCTACAGGATAATAGGTTGGTTTGACCGCGCGAAGGTCAAGTATATACCTAAGGAAACTATAGCAAGATTTGATTCAGACTTCATGTCATTCTTCAACATGAACACTCCTGAAGAACTAGAATTTGCCAAGAGCTACATGAACAGGAAGATCTAA